The nucleotide sequence TATCTACAATGCGAATAGCAAGTCCTTCGGCAATTGCTGATTTACCAACACCAGGCTCACCAATAAGTATAGGATTGTTTTTCTTTCTTCTACTCAGAATTTGAGAAACTCTTTCTATTTCTTGCTCTCTTCCAACAACGGGATCCAATCTATCTTCCTCTGCCATCTTTGTGAGATCTCTTCCAAAATTATCTAATACGGGAGTTTTCGACTTCGTATCGGTAGTTTTCCGAATGTCCGAACCTAATCCACCTTCTTCGCCATTGTCATCATCATCATCATCATCTATTGGACTATCTGAAAACTCCGCTTTAGGTTCGAAGTTCGATAGTATTTGTTCTAGCTCGTCTTTCACATTAATATAATTTACGTTAAATTTTTCTAGAGATTTAGTTGCTATATTATCTTCATCTTTTAACAATGCAAGTAGTAAATGTTCGGTTCCTATCATATTACTTTTAAAAAGCTTAGCCTCCAAGTAGGTTATTTTCAAGGCTTTCTCGGCCTGTTTAACCAATGGAATGTTACCTGTCGCTTTTTTACTCGATACTTTTTTGCTTGTAGCTTTCTCTATATACTTTCTTAATTCGAAAAGGTCTATGTCTAGAGTCTGCATTAATTTAACGGCAACACCTTCGCCCTCTCTTAAAATTCCTAATAGCAAATGTTCTGGACCTATATAGTCGTGACTTAGACGCAGAGCTTCTTCTCTACTATACGTAATAACGTCCTTTACTCTAGGTGAAAACTTAGCTTCCATATTATTCAGGTTTTGCCTTGATTCGTTTACTAATAAAACTTCTACATGTTACACGAACGAGCATATTTATTATTGTATTCAAATTTAATAAAGCGGCCATTTTTAGAGCTTTATACGGATCATATTTATCAACAGGAATTTGTTAGTAATAATGTTGTTTTTGAACTAATTAAAGCTTGACATGATGATGTATTATGCTATTTTCGACTACATATATAACAATTGTGCAATACTATGTATTGCTCTTAAAAACAAGTCATTATGACAGAAGGAGAGAAGATAATTCAGATAAATATTGAAGATGAAATGAAATCATCGTACATCGATTATTCGATGTCGGTAATCGTTTCTCGTGCTTTACCTGATGTGCGTGATGGATTAAAGCCTGTTCATAGAAGAGTTTTGTTTGGAATGCTAGATTTAGGTGTATTCGCAAACAAGCCTTATAAAAAATCTGCAAGAATTGTTGGAGAGGTATTAGGTAAGTATCACCCGCATGGTGATACTTCGGTATACGATGCTATGGTTCGTATGGCACAGCCTTGGTCTTTAAGATATCCGTTAGTTGACGGACAAGGTAACTTTGGTTCTGTCGATGGAGATAGTCCAGCCGCAATGAGATATACGGAAGTACGTCTGCGAAAGATTGCTGAAGAAATGTTAATTGATATTGACAAAGAAACTGTTGATTTCTCCTTGAACTTTGACGACTCTCTTCAAGAGCCTACGGTTCTTCCAACTAGAATTCCAAATCTTTTAATAAATGGAGGTTCGGGAATTGCCGTAGGTATGGCTACAAATATGGCTCCTCATAATATTAAGGAAGTAATTGATGGAACTATAGCTTATATAGACAATAGAGATATCGATATTGCGGGCTTAATGGAGCACATTAAAGCTCCTGATTTTCCAACAGGCGGAACTATATATGGCTATGAGGGTGTTAAAGATGCTTTCGAAACAGGAAGAGGACGAGTTGTAATTAGAGGTCGAAGTAACATCGAGACAAGAGACAATGGTAGAGAAACCATAATCGTTACCGAAATCCCTTACATGGTTAACAAAGCAGATATGATCTTGAAAACTGCTGGTCTAATTAATGAAAAGAAAATTGACGGTATATCTGACATAAGAGATGAGTCGGATAGAAATGGAATGCGAATCGTTTATGAACTAAAAACGAATGCTATTACTAACGTTGTTCTTAACAAACTATATAAGTACACTGCTTTAGAATCTTCGTTTAGCGTTAACAGTATTGCCTTGGTTAACAAGCGACCTAAAATGCTTAACCTAAAAGAAATCATTCATTATTTCGTTGAGCACCGTCATGAAGTAATTGTTCGAAGAACTCAATACGAATTAAGAAAAGCGGAAGAAAGAGCGCACATTCTTGAAGGATTAATAATTGCGAGCGATAACATCGACGAAGTAATTAGAATTATCAGAGCCTCTAAAAGTCCTGATGAAGCGAGAGAAACGTTAATGAAAACTTTCGACTTGTCTGAAATTCAATCAAGAGCGATCGTTGATATGCGATTAAGACATTTAACTGGCCTTGAACAAGACAAGTTAAGAAGAGAATACGAAGAGTTTTTAGCATTGATTGAAAAGTTAAAAGGAATTTTAGCTAGCGAAGATATTCGAATGAATATAATCAAAATGGAACTTGACGAAGTAAGAGAAAGATATCAAGATGAAAGAAGAACAGATATTGAATATGCTGCCAAAGACTTCAGAATAGAAGATATTATTGCAGATAAAGATGTTGTAATAACAATTTCTCACAAAGGATATATTAAAAGAACGCCGCTTACTGAGTTCAAAGTACAAGGAAGGGGAGGAAAAGGATCTAAAGGAAGTAACACTAGAGAAGAAGATTTCTTAGAGTACTTATTCGTGGCGAGCATGCATGATTACATGTTGTTCTTTACGGAACAAGGGAGATTATTCTGGTTAAGAGTATATGAATTACCTGAGGGAATGAAAACATCTAAAGGAAGACCAATTCAAAACTTGATAAGCATTCCATCTGATGATAAAGTGAAAGCATTCATCAATACGAAAGATTTGAAAGACGAAGAGTATATTAAGAACAACTTTATTGTACTATGTACTAAGAAAGGTGTGATTAAGAAAACAGAACTTTCAGCTTATTCTAGACCACGGACTAACGGAATCAACGCAATTACTATTAAAGATGGCGATCAATTACTAGAAGCTAAATTGACAACTGGAAATAGCGAAATATTAATGGCTATTAAATCAGGTAGAGCAATTAGATTCCCAGAAGAGAAGGTAAGAGCAATGGGCCGAAATGCTGCAGGTGTTAGAGGTATCAAGATTGATACTAAAAACGATGAAGTAATAGGAATGATCTGTGTTGAGGATAAAGAGTCTTCAGTACTTGTTGTTTCAGAAAAAGGATACGGTAAACGTTCTCCATTGGAAGATTACAGAATTACCAATAGAGGTGGTAAGGGTGTTAAAACACTTAATATAACGGAGAAGACAGGCCAGTTAGTTGCAATGAAGAATGTAATTGATACAGATGATTTAATGATAATCAATAAATCTGGAATCACTATTCGTATGGCTGTTGAAACATTAAGAGAAATGGGTAGAGCAACACAAGGTGTTAGACTTATTAAACTTAAAGGAGAAGACAGCATCGCAGCAGTTACTAAAATTGAAGTATCTGAAGATGATGAAATAGCTGTTGATGAAGAAGGTAATCCAATTGTGACTGCTTCGGTTGAAGAAGGAGAAAATTCTTCTGAAGAGAATGTTGGCAAAGAAATTGCAGACGATCAAGAAGAAGTAGAAGATGACTCTACGGAAGATTCTGAAGAAGAGGGTTCTGATGACGATACTGAAAACGATAACTAAACAATACATTAATGAAAAAAGCACTATTAATACTTGCCTTAACTAGCATAGTGAGCGCAACTTTTGCTCAAAAGGCAAACATACAAACGGCATCTAATCACCTCAGACATGGTGAACTAAAAGAGGCAAAATCGGCTATTGATAAAGCAACCATCAACGCTTCTTCTAAAGGGATGGCTAAAACTTGGAAAATCCGAGCAGATGTTTATTACAAAATAGGAACTGCTAAAAATGCCAGTATCAAAGCGTTATCACCTAATGCCTTTGAGGAAGCGTTTGAAGCATTCAAAACATTAAAAGAAGTTGATGCCAAGAAAATGTATACTAGTGAGGTAACTCCTGGTATTGCAAATTGCGCTAGGAATTTCTACAACAAAGGAGAAGCGGCTTATAACGATTCATCTTATGCATCTGCAATTAAATATTTTGATTTATGTGCAGCAGCAAAGGCAGCGAATGGTTTGAAGAGCAAGCCTAAAGCATATTATCCACCTGTTCATTGGGCGGCATTAGCAGCTGAAAAAATGAAGAACTATGATTTAGCGGAGAAAAATTATCGAGAGATGATAGCTGCTGATTATGCTAAGTTGGACATGTTCAAAAACCTAATCGATATCTATAAAAAAGGTAAAGATGATCAAGAAGGTTATGAGAAAGTTTTAGCTGAAGCTAGAGTTGCTTTTCCGGATGATTTGAACCTAATGCTTGTTGAAACAGACGTGTTACTTAATAAGGGAGATAAAGAAGGAGCAAAACGTAACTTGGATGCTGCGATTGCAAAAGATCCTGAAAATGAAAAACTATATTATTTCATTGCAACAACTGTTTATGAGCCACAAGGTGATTTGGAAAATGCAGAAGCTAATTATCTAAAGGCATTAGAGTTGAAACCTGATTATGTGGATGCGGCATACAATGCAGGTGTAATGTATTATAACGTTGCTGCTGATATTCTCAAGAAAGCAAATGATATTACAGACAACACTAAATACAATGCAGAAAAAGAAAAAGCACAAGTGAAATTCAAAAAAGCTGTTGAATATTTGGCGAAAGTTGAAGTATTAGCAGGAGAGGACATGGCTGTTGTAAAGGAAGAATTAAAACCAACTTTGATTAATACATTAAGATCTTTAAAGAATGCTTATGTTAGGTTAAATGATCCTGTGAAGATGAAACTTGTTAAGGCAAAACTTACAGCTCTTGGTATAAGCTAATAAAGAGTTATAAATAATAAAAGGCCTGTATACAACATGTATACAGGCCTTTTATTTAATACGATTATATTTTAAGCAGGAGAGGGAGCAGTTATTGCTTTTCCTGTTGTGCTATTATTGGTTGAATAATTGTAGCACTGTGTCCATTGTCTTCCTTCTTTATCCTTGAAAAGGATATCGATCTTCACCGTTTGAATCTCGTTAAATCCAATGGATTTTTTTCTCCTAAAGAATATAGGATACGCCTGACCTGGTCCGCAATACTTTCCATCCGCTAAATAAGCACGGTCAGTTACATGTCCAAATTTATTAGAACGAGCATTTACATTTAAAATGGCTAACTCTTGATTTTCTACTTGTACTTTAAAAACGAAGAACTTCCGAGCTTCCTTTTTGTACAGCATATTTAGTTTAGGTTTCTCGGTAGCCATTAATTCTTTAATAGCTTCTTGGGAATGTTCTCTTATTTGAACATTTGGTGAGAAGTCTTCATCAGCACTATAATCATTATCGATTCCAGTATGATTTGGACTTATAAATTCCACATGATTGGCACTGACATAAGTGTCAATTTCATTAATAAAATCTGTTTTTGTATTTACGTTTGGTTCTTGTTCTTCTGACATATTTATAATGTTTAAAGATTGAATATGAGAACAACTCTCACTGTCTATGATTGTTAAATATAGTGAAACAGATGACTTACATTCAATTTAATGGATAAATTATTGATTTCATATTATGAATATCAATTAGGTTACCTATTGGGCTATAGCTATAAAGACGTAAAGAAAACAGGAATGTTTCAGATGTGACGGAATCTTTATTAACAAACTATTCCTTAGTGGCTAAAGTCCCGTCAGGAAGATACTTTGTTGTTGACATTAATTTCCCTTGGTGATAAACAGAAATGGCTTTCTTATTTCCATTAGGATAGAAGTAGTGAGAATTTCCGTGCATTCTGTTTTTGGAATAATCAACTTTTGAAACTAACGTTCCTTCATTATCGAACGATTTAACTGTACCTGTATAGTACGGAAAGAGGATTGAATTGGATAGACCTTCTTGTCTCACCTTACCATTAGCATAGAAATCTTTAAGTAAATATTTTGCTTCTCCTTCTTTAACAAAAGATCGGTTATGTCTAGAGATAGTTTTCTTGTTAATTATTTTCTCAACTGACAGAGAAGAAGTAGTAGATAATCGAGTGCGGTATACAACAGAATCTTTTACCCATTTATTCTTATTCTTGGTATAATCGGTTACAAAGAAATTACCTTTTTTTGAAGTTATCCGAACACATTTTGTTGCCTCTAGTTTCTCGCAAAATGCACCATTAGAATTAAGATAATAAGTGGTATCGTTTTGCGAATATCCAATTAATGAAGTAAGACAGAAAAGCAGAGTAGCTAATTGCTTCATAACATCGTGATTTAGAGAACAAAGTTACTTAAAAACAATAATAAGAGCTCTCTGGTTTTTGTGGAATAAATCAATTGTA is from Flavobacteriales bacterium and encodes:
- the gyrA gene encoding DNA gyrase subunit A, encoding MTEGEKIIQINIEDEMKSSYIDYSMSVIVSRALPDVRDGLKPVHRRVLFGMLDLGVFANKPYKKSARIVGEVLGKYHPHGDTSVYDAMVRMAQPWSLRYPLVDGQGNFGSVDGDSPAAMRYTEVRLRKIAEEMLIDIDKETVDFSLNFDDSLQEPTVLPTRIPNLLINGGSGIAVGMATNMAPHNIKEVIDGTIAYIDNRDIDIAGLMEHIKAPDFPTGGTIYGYEGVKDAFETGRGRVVIRGRSNIETRDNGRETIIVTEIPYMVNKADMILKTAGLINEKKIDGISDIRDESDRNGMRIVYELKTNAITNVVLNKLYKYTALESSFSVNSIALVNKRPKMLNLKEIIHYFVEHRHEVIVRRTQYELRKAEERAHILEGLIIASDNIDEVIRIIRASKSPDEARETLMKTFDLSEIQSRAIVDMRLRHLTGLEQDKLRREYEEFLALIEKLKGILASEDIRMNIIKMELDEVRERYQDERRTDIEYAAKDFRIEDIIADKDVVITISHKGYIKRTPLTEFKVQGRGGKGSKGSNTREEDFLEYLFVASMHDYMLFFTEQGRLFWLRVYELPEGMKTSKGRPIQNLISIPSDDKVKAFINTKDLKDEEYIKNNFIVLCTKKGVIKKTELSAYSRPRTNGINAITIKDGDQLLEAKLTTGNSEILMAIKSGRAIRFPEEKVRAMGRNAAGVRGIKIDTKNDEVIGMICVEDKESSVLVVSEKGYGKRSPLEDYRITNRGGKGVKTLNITEKTGQLVAMKNVIDTDDLMIINKSGITIRMAVETLREMGRATQGVRLIKLKGEDSIAAVTKIEVSEDDEIAVDEEGNPIVTASVEEGENSSEENVGKEIADDQEEVEDDSTEDSEEEGSDDDTENDN
- a CDS encoding tetratricopeptide repeat protein, giving the protein MKKALLILALTSIVSATFAQKANIQTASNHLRHGELKEAKSAIDKATINASSKGMAKTWKIRADVYYKIGTAKNASIKALSPNAFEEAFEAFKTLKEVDAKKMYTSEVTPGIANCARNFYNKGEAAYNDSSYASAIKYFDLCAAAKAANGLKSKPKAYYPPVHWAALAAEKMKNYDLAEKNYREMIAADYAKLDMFKNLIDIYKKGKDDQEGYEKVLAEARVAFPDDLNLMLVETDVLLNKGDKEGAKRNLDAAIAKDPENEKLYYFIATTVYEPQGDLENAEANYLKALELKPDYVDAAYNAGVMYYNVAADILKKANDITDNTKYNAEKEKAQVKFKKAVEYLAKVEVLAGEDMAVVKEELKPTLINTLRSLKNAYVRLNDPVKMKLVKAKLTALGIS